Proteins encoded by one window of Rubinisphaera margarita:
- a CDS encoding bifunctional nuclease family protein has protein sequence MAALVEMELSRIIISEINDQQVIYLHEVDGEREFPILVGMFEAASIDRRVRGDVPPRPLTHDLIKSVIEHFGGEPHDIIINSLHEHTYYAMIRIMHEGDLMEIDSRPSDAIALAMHYDPPLPIFVEGDVLEAVS, from the coding sequence ATGGCCGCCTTGGTCGAAATGGAACTTTCGAGAATCATTATCAGCGAGATCAACGACCAGCAGGTCATTTACCTGCACGAGGTGGATGGTGAGCGCGAGTTCCCCATTCTGGTCGGGATGTTCGAAGCAGCCAGCATCGACCGGCGGGTTCGCGGCGATGTTCCTCCCCGCCCCCTCACTCACGATCTCATCAAAAGTGTCATTGAACACTTCGGGGGCGAACCGCACGATATCATCATCAACAGCCTGCACGAGCACACGTACTATGCGATGATCCGCATTATGCACGAAGGCGATCTGATGGAGATCGACAGCCGCCCGAGTGACGCGATTGCTCTGGCGATGCACTACGATCCTCCGCTGCCGATTTTCGTCGAAGGGGATGTGCTCGAAGCCGTCAGTTGA
- a CDS encoding YiiX/YebB-like N1pC/P60 family cysteine hydrolase, with amino-acid sequence MKQILCTVMTAVFTLTGSAAAIAEEARTEKTAPQVVDLMQDQLTEGCLLMHEGDCLAVKMFTRSPYTHVGIVLKDESGNWQTYDSANGEGVRKTELCAYLEECAPNGITLLCPSEPYTEEELDTLRLALEEQIGRPYGIRHHLTGNQAEGVHCSEYVTTALIQASVITAERPSRVSPASLRQGLLESDLYREAVVTTVVPDVIPAPPAESWFKQLWIDTKTCTSDCCKSWNRTIFCCE; translated from the coding sequence ATGAAACAGATTCTATGCACCGTGATGACTGCGGTCTTCACATTGACCGGATCAGCGGCGGCAATCGCCGAAGAAGCTCGCACAGAAAAGACCGCTCCACAAGTCGTCGATCTGATGCAGGACCAGCTTACCGAAGGTTGCCTGCTGATGCACGAAGGGGACTGCCTGGCCGTGAAAATGTTCACTCGCAGTCCGTACACGCATGTGGGCATCGTTCTGAAGGACGAAAGCGGCAACTGGCAGACGTACGACTCGGCCAATGGCGAAGGCGTGCGGAAAACGGAGCTGTGTGCCTATCTCGAAGAATGTGCCCCCAACGGAATCACGCTGCTGTGTCCGTCTGAACCATACACGGAAGAAGAACTGGATACCTTGCGCCTGGCGCTGGAGGAACAGATCGGCCGCCCTTATGGGATTCGGCATCACCTTACGGGCAATCAGGCTGAGGGCGTCCATTGCTCGGAATATGTCACGACCGCTCTTATTCAGGCCAGCGTGATCACGGCGGAGCGGCCATCGCGGGTTTCTCCGGCCAGTTTGCGTCAGGGACTGCTCGAATCTGATCTGTACCGCGAGGCGGTCGTCACGACCGTGGTGCCCGATGTCATTCCGGCTCCGCCAGCGGAAAGCTGGTTCAAACAGCTTTGGATCGACACGAAAACGTGTACGTCCGATTGCTGTAAATCATGGAATCGCACGATCTTCTGCTGCGAGTGA
- a CDS encoding YbeD family protein: MLESHLPPRDLLEATHEFPCHYTFKVIGECNERFVDDVVAAVRNGMDLEFDPPYGSRESSGGRHVALTFEPLTESPEQVLAVYAAIQQTEGVILLL; encoded by the coding sequence TTGCTAGAATCACATCTTCCTCCGAGAGACCTCCTCGAAGCGACCCACGAATTCCCCTGTCACTACACCTTCAAAGTGATCGGCGAATGCAATGAGCGATTCGTCGATGACGTCGTTGCTGCGGTTCGCAACGGAATGGATCTGGAGTTCGATCCTCCCTACGGGAGTCGCGAGTCGTCTGGAGGCCGCCATGTCGCGTTGACATTTGAGCCACTCACGGAGTCTCCCGAGCAAGTCCTGGCGGTTTATGCGGCAATTCAGCAAACCGAAGGCGTCATTCTGCTGCTCTGA
- a CDS encoding HEAT repeat domain-containing protein — protein MSDGDILLSRLRSPDVTVRQQAARMLAMDAETTRLGAVVVLTATDDPDETVREWAVEAIENCGPVTSGLLPILVEHLHHTTSPTQLILGLKLLGRSKEQAAEFFPSAVSFCDGAHPTQVRSQACKTAVVVAGEGDRAELRRLLEELAQDDDEIVSSTATRMQSRL, from the coding sequence ATGAGCGACGGAGATATCTTACTCAGCCGATTGCGATCGCCTGACGTCACGGTTCGTCAGCAGGCCGCACGAATGCTGGCCATGGACGCCGAAACAACGCGGCTCGGGGCGGTCGTCGTGCTGACAGCGACAGACGATCCCGACGAAACGGTCCGCGAATGGGCCGTTGAAGCCATCGAAAACTGCGGCCCGGTGACGAGCGGTCTGCTCCCGATTCTGGTCGAGCATCTGCACCATACCACCTCGCCAACTCAGTTGATTCTCGGTCTGAAACTGCTGGGACGCAGCAAAGAGCAGGCAGCCGAATTCTTTCCGAGTGCTGTCTCGTTCTGTGACGGTGCGCATCCGACACAGGTCCGTTCTCAGGCCTGTAAGACCGCCGTTGTCGTGGCCGGGGAAGGCGATCGAGCGGAACTGCGGCGTCTCCTTGAAGAGTTGGCTCAGGACGACGATGAAATCGTGAGCAGCACGGCCACACGAATGCAGAGCCGACTGTAG
- a CDS encoding 2-oxoacid:ferredoxin oxidoreductase subunit beta, which yields MSTSIDLPVLTPKDFASDQEVRWCPRCGDYSILAQVKKVLPTLGIPKENFVFVSGIGCSSRFPYYMNTYGMHSIHGRAPAIATGLKVVRPDLQVWVITGDGDALSIGGNHFMHMIRRNVNLKVILFNNQIYGLTKGQYSPTSPQGKRTKSTPYGSVDAPLTPVSVALGARASFVARSVDVDIQHLCMVLERAAHHKGTAVVEVYQDCNVFNSGAFDFASKKGEKEENCIYLEHGKPLIFGKARDKGVRLNSQNQPEIVELGKGISEDDLLFHDEKADDPTLAFLLSQMRYPDSPEPMGVFRAIDRPTYDDELNDQVRDVTEKLGPASLEAMLNSGDTWTVA from the coding sequence ATGTCAACCAGTATTGACCTGCCTGTTCTGACACCCAAAGACTTCGCCAGTGACCAGGAAGTCCGGTGGTGTCCTCGCTGTGGCGATTACTCGATTCTCGCCCAGGTGAAAAAGGTGCTGCCGACCCTCGGCATCCCCAAGGAAAATTTCGTGTTCGTGTCCGGGATTGGCTGCTCAAGCCGCTTCCCGTATTACATGAACACCTACGGGATGCACAGTATTCATGGCCGTGCTCCAGCGATCGCGACTGGCCTGAAAGTGGTCCGCCCGGACCTGCAGGTCTGGGTCATCACCGGCGACGGCGATGCCCTTTCGATCGGCGGCAATCACTTCATGCACATGATTCGCCGCAACGTGAATCTGAAAGTGATTCTGTTCAACAACCAGATCTACGGCCTGACCAAAGGCCAGTACTCGCCGACGAGCCCTCAGGGCAAACGGACCAAGAGTACGCCGTACGGTTCGGTCGATGCCCCTCTGACACCGGTTTCGGTTGCGTTGGGGGCTCGGGCCTCTTTTGTCGCCCGATCCGTCGACGTCGACATTCAGCACTTGTGCATGGTGCTCGAAAGAGCCGCCCATCATAAGGGAACGGCTGTCGTCGAGGTTTACCAGGACTGCAACGTGTTCAACAGCGGAGCCTTCGACTTCGCCTCCAAGAAGGGCGAGAAAGAAGAGAACTGCATCTACCTGGAACATGGCAAGCCGCTGATCTTCGGCAAGGCTCGCGACAAGGGCGTGCGGCTCAATTCGCAGAATCAGCCGGAAATCGTTGAACTTGGCAAAGGGATCAGCGAAGACGACCTGCTCTTCCACGATGAAAAGGCGGACGATCCGACGCTTGCTTTCCTGCTCTCGCAGATGCGATACCCCGACAGCCCGGAACCAATGGGCGTCTTTCGTGCCATCGATCGTCCGACCTACGACGATGAGCTCAACGATCAGGTTCGCGACGTCACAGAGAAGCTCGGCCCGGCCAGCCTCGAAGCAATGCTCAATTCCGGGGATACCTGGACGGTCGCCTGA
- a CDS encoding 2-oxoacid:acceptor oxidoreductase subunit alpha has product MSAVDAETNGNFRTTEQVDAVVIRFCGDSGDGMQLVGTQFTNVSAVFGNDVSTLPDFPAEIRAPAGTLGGVSGYQLCFSSTDIYTPGDEVDTLVAMNPAALKTNLADLKRGGTLIVNADAFGKSDLSKAGYESNPLDDDDALAGYRVHKIDMTRLTRDAVADLGLSLKEADRCKNFFALGLVYWLYDRDPSTTQEWVKSKFAKRPELAQANLAALKAGSDIGYSTQAFTVHYKVPPAKLPPGKYRKITGNEAVAFGLVTAAHVSGKELFYAGYPITPASDILHELSKLKNFGVRTAQVEDEIAAITAAVGASFGGAFAVTASSGPGIALKSEGIGLGVITELPMVIVNVQRGGPSTGLPTKTEQADLLMSMFGRNGECPMPIVSCSTPGDAFDAAREAMRLAVEFMTPVFLLSDGYIANGAEPWKIPNLSDLKPIDFKHTREPNGKDGEYLPYLRNDRLVRPWAVPGTPGLEHRVGGLEKWDVTGNVSYDADNHQHMIDTRAKKVAGIADHIPEQPVEGPDSGELLVVSWGGTYGSIRTAVQRAQRAGHSVSLAHIRYLSPFPRNLGDLLKRFDKVLVPELNNGQLRFLLRAKYLVDAQGLNKMKGKPFLVSEVYDAILQHLGKA; this is encoded by the coding sequence ATGTCGGCAGTTGACGCAGAAACGAATGGAAATTTCCGTACGACCGAACAGGTAGATGCTGTCGTCATCCGCTTCTGCGGTGACAGCGGCGACGGAATGCAGCTGGTCGGCACACAGTTCACGAACGTCTCGGCCGTATTCGGCAACGACGTGAGCACCCTGCCCGACTTCCCGGCTGAAATCCGCGCTCCCGCCGGAACGCTTGGCGGCGTCTCCGGGTATCAGCTCTGCTTCTCCAGCACGGACATTTACACGCCGGGCGACGAAGTCGATACCCTCGTGGCGATGAATCCGGCTGCCTTGAAGACCAACCTCGCTGATCTGAAGCGTGGCGGGACTCTGATCGTCAATGCGGATGCCTTCGGTAAGTCTGATCTCAGCAAAGCGGGCTACGAATCCAATCCGCTCGATGACGACGATGCCCTGGCTGGCTACCGGGTCCATAAGATCGACATGACGCGCCTCACCCGAGATGCCGTGGCTGATCTCGGCTTGTCGCTCAAGGAAGCGGATCGGTGTAAGAACTTCTTCGCTCTGGGTCTGGTTTACTGGCTGTACGATCGCGATCCTTCGACGACTCAGGAATGGGTCAAATCGAAGTTCGCCAAACGTCCCGAGCTCGCTCAGGCCAACCTGGCGGCTCTGAAAGCCGGTTCCGATATCGGTTACTCGACACAGGCCTTCACCGTTCACTACAAGGTTCCGCCAGCCAAGCTGCCTCCCGGAAAGTATCGCAAGATCACCGGAAACGAAGCTGTCGCCTTCGGACTGGTTACCGCCGCTCACGTTTCCGGGAAAGAACTGTTCTACGCCGGTTATCCGATTACCCCGGCCAGTGACATTCTCCATGAACTCTCGAAACTGAAGAACTTCGGCGTTCGCACCGCTCAGGTCGAGGACGAGATCGCGGCCATCACGGCTGCTGTCGGAGCCTCGTTCGGCGGAGCGTTCGCGGTCACCGCCAGCAGTGGGCCGGGGATCGCCCTGAAGTCGGAAGGAATTGGACTGGGTGTCATCACCGAGTTGCCGATGGTCATCGTTAACGTTCAGCGTGGGGGACCGAGTACCGGTCTGCCGACGAAGACCGAACAGGCTGACCTGCTGATGTCGATGTTCGGCCGTAACGGCGAATGTCCGATGCCGATCGTTTCCTGCTCCACACCGGGAGACGCCTTCGACGCAGCTCGCGAAGCCATGCGACTGGCGGTCGAATTCATGACACCGGTCTTCCTGCTCAGCGATGGTTACATTGCCAACGGAGCGGAACCCTGGAAGATCCCGAACCTTTCGGATCTGAAGCCAATCGATTTCAAGCACACTCGCGAACCCAACGGCAAAGACGGAGAATATCTGCCGTATCTGCGGAACGACCGACTTGTTCGCCCTTGGGCGGTGCCCGGAACTCCTGGACTGGAACACCGCGTCGGTGGTCTGGAAAAATGGGATGTCACCGGAAACGTCAGCTACGATGCCGACAACCACCAGCACATGATCGACACGCGTGCCAAAAAGGTTGCGGGAATCGCCGATCATATTCCGGAACAGCCAGTGGAAGGTCCGGACTCGGGCGAACTGCTGGTTGTCAGCTGGGGTGGCACTTATGGGTCGATCCGCACCGCCGTGCAACGGGCCCAGCGGGCTGGTCACAGCGTGTCGTTGGCGCATATCCGTTACCTGAGTCCATTCCCCCGGAATCTGGGCGACCTGCTGAAGCGGTTCGACAAGGTCCTCGTTCCGGAACTGAACAACGGTCAGCTGCGATTCCTGTTGCGTGCCAAGTACCTGGTCGACGCTCAGGGACTGAACAAGATGAAGGGGAAACCGTTCCTCGTCAGTGAAGTTTACGATGCCATCCTGCAACATCTTGGCAAAGCCTGA